Proteins from one Dysgonomonas sp. HDW5A genomic window:
- a CDS encoding aminoacyl-histidine dipeptidase: protein MTINDLKPHIVWKYFHELTQVPRPSKKEEKVIAYLLDFAKIHNLEVRKDDVGNVLITKPATKGKEKLPTVILQGHVDMVCEKNSGTVHDFDNDPIETYVDGDWLKAKGTTLGADNGVGVAAALAILASDDIEHGRLECLFTVDEETGLTGAYALGQDFLTGDILINLDTEEEGELYIGCAGGKGTNATFKYTECETPMNQFWFKLDVKGLNGGHSGAEIHKGLGNANKILNRFLWTISRKMEVRLATISGGNLHNAIAREASAVVGVPVGDKDRVVALLNVFIAEIEDELKVVDPNVQIQIESTDEPQTVIDEKTTCGLLNSICVCPHGVLAMSHDVPGLVEASTNLASVKMKENNTIVIGTSQRSSTESLKNYAANMVNAAFTLGGAKVEHSEGYPGWKPNPDSQILKVAQESFKRLYGKDPEVKAIHAGLECGLFLQKYPHLDMVSCGPTITDAHSPAEQVNIPSVDKWWRLLLDVLKNIPEKK from the coding sequence ATGACAATAAATGATCTGAAACCCCATATTGTTTGGAAATATTTTCATGAACTGACTCAGGTTCCAAGACCTTCTAAAAAAGAAGAGAAAGTAATAGCCTATTTGCTTGACTTTGCAAAAATACATAACCTTGAAGTTAGAAAGGATGATGTAGGCAATGTGCTCATTACCAAACCTGCAACTAAAGGAAAAGAAAAACTTCCTACTGTTATTCTTCAAGGACACGTTGACATGGTGTGTGAAAAGAATAGTGGAACGGTACACGACTTTGATAATGACCCTATTGAAACGTATGTGGATGGAGATTGGCTAAAGGCTAAAGGTACAACCTTAGGTGCAGATAATGGCGTGGGGGTAGCAGCTGCGTTAGCTATACTTGCTTCGGACGATATAGAGCATGGAAGGTTGGAGTGTCTGTTTACTGTAGATGAAGAAACTGGTCTTACTGGAGCTTATGCTTTGGGGCAAGATTTTCTGACAGGAGATATTCTGATCAATCTTGATACTGAGGAAGAAGGCGAGCTTTACATTGGTTGTGCCGGAGGAAAAGGTACAAATGCCACTTTTAAATATACAGAATGCGAAACTCCAATGAATCAGTTCTGGTTTAAGTTGGATGTCAAAGGATTGAACGGAGGTCACTCGGGTGCAGAAATACATAAGGGACTTGGCAATGCTAATAAGATATTGAACCGTTTCTTGTGGACTATCTCCCGTAAGATGGAAGTGCGTCTAGCTACTATTTCGGGCGGAAACTTACACAACGCAATTGCACGTGAGGCTTCGGCTGTGGTAGGTGTTCCTGTTGGAGATAAAGATAGAGTAGTAGCATTATTGAATGTATTTATTGCTGAAATCGAAGACGAATTGAAAGTGGTAGATCCTAATGTTCAGATTCAGATTGAGTCTACCGACGAGCCTCAAACTGTAATAGATGAGAAAACTACTTGTGGCTTATTAAACTCTATTTGTGTATGCCCTCATGGGGTTTTGGCTATGAGTCACGATGTGCCGGGTCTGGTTGAAGCATCTACAAATCTGGCCTCAGTGAAAATGAAAGAGAATAATACAATTGTAATTGGTACCAGCCAACGTAGTTCTACAGAATCTCTGAAAAATTATGCTGCCAATATGGTGAATGCCGCCTTTACTTTAGGAGGTGCAAAAGTGGAACATAGCGAAGGATATCCGGGATGGAAACCTAATCCCGATTCTCAGATTTTAAAAGTAGCACAAGAATCATTTAAAAGACTATATGGTAAAGATCCCGAGGTAAAAGCTATTCATGCCGGTTTGGAGTGTGGTTTGTTCCTTCAGAAATATCCTCATTTGGATATGGTTTCCTGTGGTCCTACCATTACTGATGCTCACTCTCCTGCCGAGCAGGTAAATATTCCATCGGTAGATAAGTGGTGGAGGCTGTTGCTTGATGTATTGAAAAATATTCCTGAAAAGAAATAA
- the dnaK gene encoding molecular chaperone DnaK, whose product MGKIIGIDLGTTNSCVAVLEGNEPIVIANNEGKRTTPSIVAFIEGGERKVGDPAKRQAITNPEKTIFSIKRFMGETWDQVAGEVHRVPYQVVKGDNNTPRVDIDGRLYTPQEISAMILQKMKKTAEDYLGQEVTDAVITVPAYFNDAQRQATKEAGEIAGLKVQRIVNEPTAAALAYGLDKKHEMKIAVFDLGGGTFDISILELGDGVFEVKSTNGDTHLGGDDFDQVIIDWLAEEFLKDEGLDLRKDAMALQRLKEAAEKAKIELSSATSTEINLPYIMPVNGMPKHLVKTLTRAKFEQLADSLIRACIEPCRKSLQDAGYSTSDIDEVILVGGSTRIPAVQAEVEKFFGKAPSKGVNPDEVVAVGAAIQGGVLTGDVKDVLLLDVTPLSLGIETMGGVMTKLIESNTTIPTRKSETFSTAADNQPSVQINVLQGERPLAKDNKQIGVFNLDGLPPAQRGVPQIEVTFDIDANGILKVSAKDKATGKEQSIRIEASSGLSDAEIQRMKDEAAANAESDQKEKERIDKMNQADTLIFQTEKQLAELGDKIPADKKAPIEAALNKVKDAHKAQDIPALDTAMAELNTLFQALSQEMYNATGGAADPNQQANPNQGGAQPNNDGDVTDVDFEEVK is encoded by the coding sequence ATGGGAAAGATAATAGGAATAGACTTAGGTACCACAAACTCTTGTGTTGCTGTATTGGAAGGTAACGAACCAATCGTTATCGCTAACAACGAAGGAAAAAGAACTACACCTTCTATTGTTGCGTTCATCGAAGGTGGAGAACGTAAAGTAGGAGATCCCGCTAAACGTCAAGCTATCACAAACCCTGAGAAAACCATCTTCTCTATCAAAAGATTTATGGGAGAAACTTGGGATCAGGTAGCCGGTGAAGTACACCGTGTACCATATCAAGTAGTAAAAGGAGACAACAATACACCTCGTGTAGATATTGACGGTCGTCTTTATACTCCTCAAGAAATATCGGCTATGATTCTTCAAAAAATGAAGAAAACTGCCGAAGATTATTTAGGTCAAGAAGTTACAGATGCAGTTATTACTGTACCAGCTTACTTTAACGATGCACAACGTCAGGCAACTAAAGAAGCCGGAGAAATTGCAGGTCTTAAAGTTCAACGTATCGTAAACGAACCTACTGCTGCTGCTCTTGCTTATGGCTTGGATAAAAAACACGAAATGAAAATCGCTGTATTTGACCTTGGAGGTGGTACATTCGATATTTCGATCCTAGAATTAGGTGATGGTGTTTTTGAAGTGAAATCGACTAATGGAGATACTCACTTAGGTGGTGACGATTTTGACCAAGTTATTATCGACTGGTTAGCTGAAGAATTTTTAAAAGATGAAGGTCTTGATTTACGCAAAGACGCTATGGCTCTTCAACGTTTGAAAGAGGCTGCTGAAAAAGCCAAAATCGAACTTTCGAGTGCAACATCTACTGAGATCAATTTACCATACATTATGCCTGTTAATGGAATGCCAAAACACTTGGTTAAAACATTGACTCGTGCTAAATTCGAACAATTGGCCGACAGCTTGATTCGTGCATGTATCGAACCATGTCGCAAATCTCTTCAAGATGCAGGATATTCAACTTCAGACATCGATGAAGTTATTCTAGTAGGTGGATCGACTCGTATTCCTGCTGTACAAGCTGAAGTAGAAAAATTCTTCGGAAAAGCTCCATCAAAAGGTGTTAACCCCGATGAAGTGGTTGCAGTAGGTGCAGCTATCCAAGGCGGTGTATTAACAGGAGATGTAAAAGATGTATTGTTACTTGATGTAACTCCACTTTCGTTAGGTATCGAAACAATGGGTGGTGTAATGACTAAATTAATCGAGTCTAACACAACTATCCCAACTCGTAAGAGCGAAACATTCTCTACAGCAGCAGACAATCAGCCATCAGTACAAATCAATGTATTGCAAGGAGAACGTCCGTTAGCTAAAGACAACAAACAAATCGGGGTATTCAACCTTGACGGTCTGCCACCAGCACAACGTGGTGTACCTCAAATCGAAGTAACTTTCGATATTGACGCAAATGGTATCTTGAAAGTATCAGCGAAAGACAAAGCAACCGGAAAAGAGCAATCTATCCGTATCGAAGCTTCTTCGGGATTAAGCGATGCTGAAATCCAAAGAATGAAGGACGAAGCTGCGGCTAATGCAGAATCAGATCAAAAAGAAAAAGAAAGAATCGACAAGATGAATCAAGCTGATACATTGATTTTCCAAACAGAAAAACAATTAGCTGAACTTGGAGATAAGATTCCTGCTGACAAAAAAGCTCCTATCGAAGCTGCTTTGAACAAAGTAAAAGATGCTCACAAAGCACAAGATATCCCTGCATTGGATACAGCAATGGCTGAATTAAATACATTATTTCAAGCTTTGAGCCAAGAAATGTACAATGCAACAGGTGGGGCAGCTGATCCAAATCAACAAGCTAACCCAAATCAAGGAGGCGCACAACCAAACAATGACGGAGATGTGACCGATGTTGATTTTGAAGAAGTGAAGTAA
- a CDS encoding OmpH family outer membrane protein, translated as MKNLSLVINGILAVAIIILFILFFKTKTNSENVTSLKFENDTTVTLPIAYVNIDSVLTNYQYAKEASDALMKKTEASRASINQKQKQLVSEQQEFQRKYQNNAFLSQERAEQEAARIQKLGAELEQTAGRLDNELTMEQIRVNNQLADSVRLCIKEFNKTANYHIIFSNSGLDNVLYAKEKYNITNKVIEMLNARHAASPKK; from the coding sequence ATGAAAAATCTTTCTCTTGTAATAAATGGTATTTTAGCTGTTGCTATCATAATACTTTTTATTCTATTCTTTAAGACCAAAACAAATTCAGAGAATGTAACATCTCTTAAATTTGAAAATGACACTACTGTAACTTTACCTATTGCTTATGTAAATATTGATAGTGTTTTAACAAACTACCAATATGCTAAAGAAGCAAGTGATGCACTTATGAAAAAAACTGAAGCTTCGAGAGCTTCCATCAATCAAAAACAAAAACAATTGGTTAGCGAACAACAAGAGTTTCAACGTAAATACCAAAATAACGCATTTCTTAGTCAAGAACGTGCCGAACAAGAAGCTGCACGCATCCAAAAACTGGGAGCGGAACTTGAACAAACCGCAGGTCGTTTAGATAATGAATTGACTATGGAACAAATCAGAGTTAACAATCAGTTGGCAGATTCTGTAAGACTTTGCATAAAAGAATTTAACAAGACAGCTAATTATCATATCATCTTTAGCAATTCAGGTTTAGATAATGTTCTTTATGCTAAAGAAAAATATAATATCACGAACAAAGTTATTGAGATGCTGAATGCAAGACATGCGGCCTCTCCTAAAAAATAA
- a CDS encoding ester cyclase, with protein sequence MTTEINKAKMYRFVEFINTADERLSKELISEDAIFYAPTSPDLIKGPAGYISIIELMRSGFPDVQWLLEEMVAEGNTVAARFVLEGTHQGVFFGIAPTGKKIKVQALNFYYFLNGKIIKEYGQPDLLGLLHQIGATSV encoded by the coding sequence ATGACAACAGAAATAAATAAAGCGAAAATGTATCGTTTTGTAGAATTTATAAATACTGCAGACGAGAGACTTTCAAAGGAGTTGATTTCGGAGGATGCTATATTTTATGCACCAACAAGTCCTGATCTTATAAAAGGACCGGCAGGTTATATTTCAATTATTGAATTGATGCGTAGCGGTTTTCCTGATGTTCAATGGTTATTGGAAGAGATGGTTGCGGAGGGAAATACTGTTGCTGCGCGTTTTGTTTTGGAAGGAACGCATCAAGGGGTGTTTTTTGGAATAGCACCCACGGGAAAAAAGATCAAAGTTCAGGCATTGAATTTCTATTATTTCTTGAATGGTAAAATCATTAAGGAATATGGACAGCCTGATTTGCTCGGTTTATTGCATCAGATAGGAGCAACTTCTGTATAG